The following are encoded together in the Malaya genurostris strain Urasoe2022 chromosome 3, Malgen_1.1, whole genome shotgun sequence genome:
- the LOC131437626 gene encoding ribonucleoside-diphosphate reductase subunit M2 isoform X1, giving the protein MSRVSESKLEKENISEGVEKMSIKHVRKVLTESGANVPQAMDSHEKPSNANELAKPEKELTTFDPSIEPLLRENPRRFVIFPIQYHDIWKMYKKAEASFWTVEEVDLSKDMKDWEKLKSGEKHFISHVLAFFAASDGIVNENLVERFSQEVQVTEARCFYGFQIAMENVHSEMYSLLIDTYIRDPKERDHLFNAIETLPCVKRKADWALNWIASKQANFGERIVAFAAVEGIFFSGSFAAIFWLKKRGLMPGLTFSNELISRDEGLHTDFACLMFRYLVQKPSQERVIEIIREAVVIEQEFLTKALPVDLLGMNCDLMSQYIEFVADRLLLELGIDKIYNTKNPFSFMEFISLEGKTNFFEKKVGEYQKWGVMANRLDNVFTLDADF; this is encoded by the exons ATGTCGCGCGTTAGTGAGAGCAAATTGGAAAAGGAAAACATCTCCGAGGGTGTGGAAAAAATGTCTATAAAG CATGTTCGCAAAGTTCTGACAGAGAGTGGAGCCAACGTGCCTCAAGCAATGGATTCACACGAAAAACCAAGCAATGCAAACGAACTCGCCAAGCCAGAGAAAGAATTGACCACGTTCGATCCGTCGATTGAGCCTTTGCTTCGAGAGAATCCACGAAGGTTTGTTATTTTCCCTATCCAGTACCATGACATCTGGAAGATGTACAAAAAG GCTGAAGCATCATTTTGGACAGTAGAGGAAGTTGATCTGTCCAAGGACATGAAGGATTGGGAAAAACTAAAATCGGGCGAAAAGCACTTTATCTCGCATGTGCTAGCCTTTTTTGCGGCTTCCGATGGTATTGTCAACGAGAACCTTGTGGAACGCTTCAGTCAGGAGGTGCAAGTGACCGAAGCCCGTTGCTTCTACGGTTTCCAGATTGCTATGGAAAATGTGCATAGTGAGATGTATTCCTTGCTCATTGATACCTACATTCGAGACCCCAAAGAACG CGACCATCTATTCAATGCAATCGAAACCCTACCCTGTGTGAAGAGGAAAGCTGACTGGGCACTGAACTGGATAGCAAGTAAGCAGGCAAACTTCGGCGAACGAATTGTCGCGTTCGCTGCTGTAGAGGGAATCTTCTTTAGTGGCAGTTTTGCGGCCATTTTTTGGCTGAAGAAACGGGGCCTAATGCCGGGACTAACATTTTCCAACGAGCTGATTTCACGTGACGAGGGGCTCCACACAGATTTCGCGTGCTTGATGTTTAGATATCTGGTACAGAAGCCATCGCAAGAACGTGTAATAGAAATTATTCGGGAAGCAGTCGTTATTGAGCAGGAATTTTTGACTAAAGCCTTACCGGTTGACCTGCTCGGTATGAACTGTGATCTGATGTCTCAATACATAGAATTCGTCGCGGATCGGTTATTGTTGGAACTGGGAATCGATAAG ATTTATAACACGAAGAACCCGTTCAGTTTTATGGAGTTTATCTCACTTGAAGGAAAGACTAACTTCTTCGAGAAAAAGGTTGGAGAATACCAAAAATGGGGTGTGATGGCAAATCGACTTGATAACGTATTCACTTTGGATGCTGATTTCTAG
- the LOC131437626 gene encoding ribonucleoside-diphosphate reductase subunit M2 isoform X2, with protein sequence MHLHCEHVRKVLTESGANVPQAMDSHEKPSNANELAKPEKELTTFDPSIEPLLRENPRRFVIFPIQYHDIWKMYKKAEASFWTVEEVDLSKDMKDWEKLKSGEKHFISHVLAFFAASDGIVNENLVERFSQEVQVTEARCFYGFQIAMENVHSEMYSLLIDTYIRDPKERDHLFNAIETLPCVKRKADWALNWIASKQANFGERIVAFAAVEGIFFSGSFAAIFWLKKRGLMPGLTFSNELISRDEGLHTDFACLMFRYLVQKPSQERVIEIIREAVVIEQEFLTKALPVDLLGMNCDLMSQYIEFVADRLLLELGIDKIYNTKNPFSFMEFISLEGKTNFFEKKVGEYQKWGVMANRLDNVFTLDADF encoded by the exons ATGCATTTGCACTGTGAA CATGTTCGCAAAGTTCTGACAGAGAGTGGAGCCAACGTGCCTCAAGCAATGGATTCACACGAAAAACCAAGCAATGCAAACGAACTCGCCAAGCCAGAGAAAGAATTGACCACGTTCGATCCGTCGATTGAGCCTTTGCTTCGAGAGAATCCACGAAGGTTTGTTATTTTCCCTATCCAGTACCATGACATCTGGAAGATGTACAAAAAG GCTGAAGCATCATTTTGGACAGTAGAGGAAGTTGATCTGTCCAAGGACATGAAGGATTGGGAAAAACTAAAATCGGGCGAAAAGCACTTTATCTCGCATGTGCTAGCCTTTTTTGCGGCTTCCGATGGTATTGTCAACGAGAACCTTGTGGAACGCTTCAGTCAGGAGGTGCAAGTGACCGAAGCCCGTTGCTTCTACGGTTTCCAGATTGCTATGGAAAATGTGCATAGTGAGATGTATTCCTTGCTCATTGATACCTACATTCGAGACCCCAAAGAACG CGACCATCTATTCAATGCAATCGAAACCCTACCCTGTGTGAAGAGGAAAGCTGACTGGGCACTGAACTGGATAGCAAGTAAGCAGGCAAACTTCGGCGAACGAATTGTCGCGTTCGCTGCTGTAGAGGGAATCTTCTTTAGTGGCAGTTTTGCGGCCATTTTTTGGCTGAAGAAACGGGGCCTAATGCCGGGACTAACATTTTCCAACGAGCTGATTTCACGTGACGAGGGGCTCCACACAGATTTCGCGTGCTTGATGTTTAGATATCTGGTACAGAAGCCATCGCAAGAACGTGTAATAGAAATTATTCGGGAAGCAGTCGTTATTGAGCAGGAATTTTTGACTAAAGCCTTACCGGTTGACCTGCTCGGTATGAACTGTGATCTGATGTCTCAATACATAGAATTCGTCGCGGATCGGTTATTGTTGGAACTGGGAATCGATAAG ATTTATAACACGAAGAACCCGTTCAGTTTTATGGAGTTTATCTCACTTGAAGGAAAGACTAACTTCTTCGAGAAAAAGGTTGGAGAATACCAAAAATGGGGTGTGATGGCAAATCGACTTGATAACGTATTCACTTTGGATGCTGATTTCTAG
- the LOC131435686 gene encoding importin-4-like, which translates to MEQIIKNLLVADSDLIQQATAELKEAFKHPETIPQLCEIAVSNKDAQVRQYSAMLLKKQLSKLRHWQQVPADQQVLIKQGMLEAIVKEPEKSVRNAITGFVGVLVRHEAAKDEAWMNEVLKFMFESTSSSDPKLAEIGSAAFATLTSTSPDQFIPHFDAVCQLFSSALMATAASGNMSTPVVYNILLGMSHMVSFITGHPTAENTYQASIPYVVKALVGFARQDTFKFIEAFDILENLADESSRILTPHLKLLIEFCLEVAKMNDLEDSVRVKAITYIGWLVRSKKKMIIKQKLVEPIVIELFKLMRVAPDVEEEDEEYFGSNEVSTPSTCAAQTLDVLALHIPPKQLIPTLMALLEPALRGTDALAKKASYLSIAVIAEGCSEHICSKYLKPLLDVIKTGITDPNPMIRNAALFALGQFSEHLQPEISQYAEEILPILFEFLQQLCLQIRSGGKEPPHIDRVFYALETFCENLEDQLTPHLPILMERLFEALDARNTVHLRELSLTAIAATANAAKSNMLPYFPRLIDCLKIYLVKTEDENICTLRPQAIDTFAALVRTIGRDNFLPLAVDTLNLGLTMLDGCNDPDLRRSCYNLFASMAASVKEDMAGSLNKIVESMLESVKSTEGIVPTYKDDEEDLELPNGVDDEEDDKEYDIENSDNDNEDDEDLAGYTVENAFMDEKEEAILALMEFAEHTGPAFAPFIQTAFEEIYKLINHPSEDIRKASIDALKQFVISLHELGNVEGVNQTILILIPKLSQIIRTDEERSVVMSGLDAYSDIMEKVGAAALQADGQKDAIFGCIVDVLNGKVACQFDEPIDEEQEESEYDEAIIESAGDILPKFGRALPAAEFAVYFGRVWPYFIQKIEKTKQIDETNDLQRAFALGVLSECFSGLKEFTVNWFETLLPIFLSCVQDRINEVRNNAVYGIGEMVLNGNECSYKHYPQILTSLSGVVAKEQHAGTLDNICGALARLITTNSSLVPMKEVLPVFVQYLPLREDFEENLAVFRSLDVIYRQGNDNLIPLLGRVLIIALQVLYKKQHNDDECRDLVFNFVKQISKDFPEKFTEVVRSDADIANFVQTLPLQ; encoded by the exons ATGgagcaaattattaaaaatctgcTCGTTGCTGATAGTGATTTAATACAACAG GCAACTGCCGAGTTAAAAGAAGCTTTCAAGCACCCGGAAACTATTCCACAGCTGTGTGAGATTGCCGTTAGTAACAAGGATGCTCAAGTGCGTCAGTATAGCGCTATGCTACTAAAAAAGCAACTTAGCAAGCTGCGCCATTGGCAGCAGGTTCCTGCCGACCAGCAGGTTTTAATCAAACAAGGAATGTTGGAAGCTATCGTCAAGGAACCGGAAAAGTCCGTACGAAACGCTATCACTGGATTTGTCGGTGTATTGGTTCGTCATGAGGCAGCCAAAGATGAAGCCTGGATGAACGAAGTTCTCAAGTTCATGTTTGAGAGCACCAGCTCCAGCGACCCAAAGCTCGCGGAAATAGGTTCTGCGGCATTTGCTACACTAACTTCTACGTCGCCTGATCAATTCATTCCACACTTTGATGCCGTTTGTCAGCTGTTTTCCTCTGCACTGATGGCAACGGCAGCTAGCGGAAACATGAGCACTCCAGTTGTTTACAATATTCTGCTGGGAATGTCACACATGGTCTCATTTATAACGGGACATCCAACGGCAGAGAATACCTACCAGGCTTCGATTCCGTACGTAGTTAAAGCGCTCGTAGGATTTGCCCGACAAGACACGTTCAAGTTCATTGAAGCATTCGACATTTTGGAGAACTTAGCCGATGAATCCTCGCGTATTCTTACTCCTCACCTGAAACTTCTGATCGAGTTCTGCTTAGAGGTAGCTAAAATGAATGATTTAGAAGATTCCGTACGCGTGAAAGCGATCACCTACATTGGATGGTTGGTACGATCGAAAAAGAAAATGATCATCAAACAGAAGTTGGTTGAACCTATtgtgattgaactgtttaagttgatGCGTGTCGCGCCGGACGTAGAAGAAGAGGATGAAGAGTACTTCGGTAGCAATGAAGTATCCACTCCCAGTACTTGCGCTGCACAAACGCTGGACGTTTTGGCTTTGCATATCCCGCCCAAACAACTAATTCCAACCTTGATGGCCCTGTTGGAACCGGCTCTTCGTGGAACAGATGCCCTGGCAAAGAAAGCTTCGTACCTTTCGATTGCAGTCATAGCCGAAGGTTGCTCCGAACATATATGCAGTAAATATTTGAAACCACTTCTGGATGTGATAAAAACTGGAATCACAGATCCTAATCCGATGATTCGAAACGCGGCCCTGTTTGCATTGGGACAATTCTCCGAACATCTCCAGCCGGAGATATCACAGTATGCTGAAGAGATACTACCGATTCTGTTTGAATTTTTACAACAACTTTGCCTGCAAATCCGAAGTGGTGGTAAGGAACCACCACACATCGATCGTGTTTTCTATGCCCTTGAGACATTCTGTGAGAATCTAGAAGATCAACTAACACCTCATCTGCCGATTTTGATGGAACGTCTGTTCGAGGCCCTGGACGCACGCAACACCGTACATCTGAGGGAACTTTCGCTGACGGCCATTGCAGCCACCGCAAATGCAGCTAAATCTAACATGCTACCATATTTTCCTCGTTTGATCGATTGTCTGAAAATTTATTTGGTTAAAACTGAAGACGAAAACATTTGCACTTTGCGCCCCCAGGCGATCGACACATTTGCAGCATTGGTCAGAACGATTGGAAGGGACAACTTTCTACCGCTGGCAGTTGACACTCTCAATTTGGGCCTTACAATGCTAGATGGCTGCAATGACCCAGATCTACGGAGAAGTTGCTACAATCTGTTCGCATCCATGGCTGCATCTGTCAAAGAGGACATGGCCGGATCTTTGAATAAGATTGTCGAATCCATGCTGGAAAGTGTCAAGAGCACGGAAGGAATAGTGCCAACGTATAAAGATGACGAAGAGGATCTTGAACTTCCGAACGGTGTCGACGATGAGGAAGATGACAAAGAGTACGACATTGAAAATTCCGACAATGACAACGAAGACGATGAAGATCTCGCTGGTTACACAGTGGAAAATGCGTTCATGGATGAGAAAGAAGAAGCGATTCTGGCGTTGATGGAGTTTGCTGAGCACACGGGACCGGCATTTGCTCCATTCATCCaaactgctttcgaggaaatttATAAACTAATCAATCACCCAAGTGAGGATATTCGCAAAGCttcgattgatgctttgaaGCAGTTCGTCATTTCGCTACACGAGCTAGGCAATGTGGAAGGTGTGAATCAAACCATTCTCATACTCATTCCCAAGCTAAGTCAAATTATTCGCACCGACGAGGAACGCTCGGTGGTCATGTCCGGATTGGATGCCTACAGTGACATCATGGAGAAAGTGGGTGCTGCTGCCCTTCAAGCCGATGGACAGAAGGATGCCATTTTTGGATGCATAGTGGACGTTTTGAATGGAAAAGTAGCCTGCCAGTTTGACGAGCCGATCGACGAAGAACAGGAAGAAAGTGAATACGATGAAGCAATTATCGAGTCGGCCGGAGACATATTGCCCAAGTTTGGACGAGCTCTACCAGCGGCGGAGTTTGCGGTTTACTTTGGACGTGTTTGGCCTTACTTTATTCAAAAAATT GAAAAAACGAAACAGATAGACGAAACAAACGACTTACAGCGCGCTTTCGCCCTTGGCGTCCTATCCGAGTGTTTCAGCGGCCTTAAAGAGTTCACAGTGAACTGGTTTGAAACACTGCTGCCAATTTTCCTGTCGTGCGTGCAGGATCGTATCAATGAAGTGCGAAACAACGCCGTGTACGGTATCGGGGAAATGGTTCTGAACGGCAATGAATGCTCATACAA GCACTACCCACAAATTTTGACATCACTTTCCGGCGTTGTCGCTAAAGAGCAGCATGCCGGCACCTTGGACAACATCTGCGGTGCTTTGGCACGTTTAATCACCACCAACAGTAGTTTAGTGCCAATGAAGGAA GTTCTTCCAGTTTTCGTCCAATACTTACCACTTCGGGAAGATTTCGAAGAGAATTTGGCCGTTTTCCGTAGCCTGGACGTCATCTACCGGCAAGGAAATGATAATTTAATCCCGCTACTTGGCCGTGTCCTGATCATTGCATTACAGGTTCTGTACAAGAAGCAACACAATGATGACG AGTGTCGCGACTTGGTGTTTAATTTCGTGAAGCAGATCAGTAAGGACTTTCCCGAAAAGTTTACTGAGGTGGTACGCAGTGACGCCGACATTGCCAACTTCGTCCAAACGCTTCCGCTCCAGTAG